The DNA sequence AAGCCTTTTTTGCCAGAAAATCTGCAATTGGATTTGCTTCATGAAAGCAATGGGATATCTTCCAAGGGATTGATTACAGGAAAGGGATAGCATCCAACCATCTTTGGAGGATAAACCACGGTATATGGTTCCTTTGGATCGCCAAAACAACCACTGCCGAGTCAGATTCTATCCACATGCCCCTTGCACCCATCGCCTTAGCCATCATAATACCTTCTATGACTGCCTCAACCTCTGCTTCATAAGACTTTTTTACTCCCAAAAAAATGCTGAATGAGTCACACACCTGGCCATCATTATCTCGAACAATCCCTCCTGCTCCTGCCCTTCCTGGATTTCCCAGAGAGCTGCCATCCACATTAACCTTTAGCCAGTTTGGTTGGGGcttacaccaatgaacttcgAGGGGGTGAGCATGCTTGTGAGACCCCACTGTCAAACCCAGTTTACTACAGAAATTAACATCAATTAGAGCTTTCACCTCCCCCATCAGCTTCCCTACGCAAGAGCCAAGCTCATGACGACTATATTCAAAAATTTGCATCGTAGCTCTGTACTCATTATCATGCCGACGTCtgttcctttcccaccaaatgtttGCTGCAATAATGGAAAAACCCATCATCCAGGGAGTTTTAAGGTTTATAACTCTAGCCTTTGCCTTCCACCATCAAACCAGGTTGTCAACTGACTAGTGCTGTTGCCACTTAACCTCAAAGCACTCAACTAATGTTTTCCAAACTTTGGTCATGAAAGGGAATGTGAGGAAGATATGATTAATATTTTCTTCAGCTTGGTTTCAGAGAGCACACCTAGAAGCAAGATGGATCCCCTTATGTCTGATTTGCTCATCCGTTAGGAGTTTGTCATGAGCTAGACGCCATCCTAAGGTAGAGATCCTAGGAGGCAGGCCTTTCGCCAAACTAGAGAGTACCAAGGGACCTTGCTAGCCATCCTTCTGATACCCTCCCATGCCAAAGAGGTAGAGAAAGACCCCAGAGTCAACAATGACCAACAACAGGTATCCACTAAGTCACCTGAGGGGATTTTAATCCTCttaattttatcaaatattCTAATGAGCTCCACCGATCTCACCTCAGGGATCACCTATTCTCCACCACTAATAAAGTCACCCACCTTATCATTAAATCAAAGAGCAGTCAAATCCATTATCTGAAGCTCCTCAAGCACTGATTTTGGCCCCCACCATTTGTCCTTCGAAAAATTTACAAGATTACCATTCCCGATAATCCATCTTTGATTCTCTTCCACAAAGCTCCAGACCTTTTTAACCCCCGAtacaatggaagatgaaacGCATTTTTTGAGGCTGCcatcatttttaataaatcGAGCCTTAAGGAAAGAACTGGCCACCGACTTCTCATGCTTGCTTCTTCATACTAGTTTGCATAGCATTGCTTTGTTTGTGTCTCTGAGCCTCCTGATACCTAAGCCTCCTTCCCCTTTAGGCTTACAAAGGTGTCCCATtttactgtaattttttttgcagATTCTATCTCACCCATCaagataaaattcctcatccaccgttCCATTGTTGCTAACAGGGAagttggccaccaataaatagcaAAACTATGGTTAGGGATACCTGCAATGACCGATCTAACCAATTCTGTTCTTCCTGCCAAAGATAATAGGTTGCCTTTCCAACCCGCTAGGTGCCCCTTCACCTTGTCCATCACTGGCAGAAGGGcctctttcttcactcttcccttaaATATTTCAACACCCAAGTATCGAGTCGGGAAGTTATAGATCTGAATTCCGAGGGTATCAGCAATGATCTGCTTTCGATCTGGAGCAATCTTCCCGAGGAAGAGTTTACTTTTCTCTAGGCTAATGCACTAGCCTGAAAATTGTTGGTACTTCATCAAGAATTTTTTTAGGGTCCGAACATACCTCAAGGAGGCGTTGGTGAATATGAAGATATCATCCACGAATAGGATATGCCCAGGAGTGGCAGCGCCTCTTGGGCCATGGATTGCCTGTAGCTCCTTGCACTGAACCAAACTTGACAGCCCTCTGGATAGAACTTCTTCGGCTATAATAAATAGTATAGGAGATATAGGATCACCTTGTCTTAGCCCGCGCTCCACCTTGAAGTAACCCTGAGGACCTCCGTTCACAAGAATAGATATTTTTGACGATATCAGAAGTTGATGCAGCCAGTTGATCCAACTATTGGAGAAACCAAATTTactcaaaacttgaaaaatgaAAGACTAAGAAATAGTATCGTAAGCCTTCCTGATATCAATTTTCAGGCCAAGACCCCCACCTCTGGTCACTGAAAACATTAAGTTTGCTAACTCAGAGGCCATAGAGATATTATCATGAATCAACTTCCCCTTCTGAAATGCACCCTGCTCTTTTGAAATCAGCCGAGGAAGGAGAGGTTCCAGTCGCATTGCCATAACTTTGGAAATaattttgcaaaagaaattgCCCATGCAGAGAGGGCGAAATCTATCCAGTGTGTTtgctccctccacctttggaataaGGACCAAGAAATTATTATTGACCCCGTAGGGCATGTATCCAGTGCTAAAAAATTGTCTAACCGCATTGcacacttccacttccactaaGGACCAGCACTTGTGAAAAAAGGCACCAGAGAATCCATCAAGGCCCGGCGAGCTATCCGGGTCCAACTCCCACAC is a window from the Macadamia integrifolia cultivar HAES 741 unplaced genomic scaffold, SCU_Mint_v3 scaffold2980, whole genome shotgun sequence genome containing:
- the LOC122067574 gene encoding uncharacterized protein LOC122067574, producing the protein MVEGQNQIGEYIVDFFERFHKEAPTETHVELLDNILKVINQMDCYRLDSLPGNEEIRTAVWELDPDSSPGLDGFSGAFFHKCWSLVEVEVCNAVRQFFSTGYMPYGVNNNFLVLIPKVEGANTLDRFRPLCMGNFFCKIISKVMAMRLEPLLPRLISKEQGAFQKGKLIHDNISMASELANLIWINWLHQLLISSKISILVNGGPQGYFKVERGLRQGDPISPILFIIAEEVLSRGLSSLVQCKELQAIHGPRGAATPGHILFVDDIFIFTNASLSLKKCVSSSIVSGVKKVWSFVEENQRWIIGNGNLVNFSKDKWWGPKSVLEELQIMDLTAL